In one window of Camelus bactrianus isolate YW-2024 breed Bactrian camel chromosome 29, ASM4877302v1, whole genome shotgun sequence DNA:
- the CRH gene encoding corticoliberin isoform X5, producing MKSSGKGWGLGEVLSSASDMRLPLLLSAGVLLVALLPCPPCRALLSRGPVLGARQASQHPQPLDFFQPPPQPQQPQQPQARPVLLRLGEEYFLRLGNLNKSPAAPLSPASSPLAGSRLSPDEVAANFFRALLQQLPLSRRPLDSPEQPAERGAENALGGRQEAPERERRSEEPPISLDLTFHLLREVLEMARAEQLAQQAHSNRKLMEIIGK from the exons ATGAAATCATCCggaaaggggtgggggttgggggaagtttTGAGCAG CGCCTCTGACATGCGGCTGCCGCTGCTCCTGTCTGCGGGCGTCCTGCTGGTGgctctcctgccctgccctccatgcAGGGCCCTCCTCAGCCGGGGGCCCGTCCTAGGGGCCCGGCAGGCTTCgcagcacccccagcccctcgATTTCTTTcagccgccgccgcagccccaACAGCCCCAGCAGCCGCAGGCTCGGCCCGTCCTGCTCCGCCTGGGGGAGGAATACTTCCTCCGCCTGGGTAACCTAAATAAGAGCCCCGCTGCCCCCTTGTCGCCCGCCTCCTCGCCTCTCGCCGGCAGCCGCCTTTCGCCGGACGAGGTGGCGGCCAACTTTTTCCGCGCGTTGCTGCAGCAGCTGCCGCTGTCCCGGCGCCCGCTCGACAGCCCTGAGCAGCCGGCGGAGCGCGGTGCCGAGAATGCCCTCGGCGGCCGCCAGGAGGCACCGGAGAGGGAGAGGCGATCCGAGGAACCTCCCATCTCGCTGGATCTCACCTTCCACCTCCTCCGAGAAGTCTTGGAAATGGCCAGG